One Curtobacterium sp. MCLR17_032 genomic window carries:
- a CDS encoding VOC family protein: MSFASIRIVTDDLDGLVAFYERVTGQQAERPAPVFAQFSGPGAHLAIASTATVAMLGGALVPATNRSVFIEFEVADVDRDFADLQLGSQDVVLEPTTMPWGNRSALVRDPDGNVVNLFSRPAADRAQDDRTSGPPQLAH, from the coding sequence ATGTCGTTCGCATCCATCCGCATCGTCACCGACGACCTCGACGGCCTCGTCGCCTTCTACGAGCGGGTCACCGGACAGCAGGCCGAGCGCCCCGCGCCGGTCTTCGCCCAGTTCAGCGGGCCGGGCGCGCACCTCGCCATCGCCAGCACCGCGACCGTCGCGATGCTGGGCGGCGCCCTGGTGCCGGCGACCAACCGATCGGTGTTCATCGAGTTCGAGGTCGCCGACGTCGACCGTGACTTCGCCGACCTGCAGCTCGGGAGCCAGGACGTCGTCCTCGAGCCGACCACGATGCCGTGGGGCAACCGCTCCGCACTGGTGCGCGACCCCGACGGCAACGTCGTGAACCTGTTCAGCAGGCCCGCCGCCGATCGGGCCCAGGACGACCGGACGAGCGGGCCGCCCCAGCTCGCCCACTGA